In one Maniola jurtina chromosome 13, ilManJurt1.1, whole genome shotgun sequence genomic region, the following are encoded:
- the LOC123871393 gene encoding ubiquitin-conjugating enzyme E2 L3: MAATRRLQKELNDIRQSGLKSFRDIQVDESNILTWQGLIVPDNPPYNKGAFRIEINFPAEYPFKPPKISFKTKIYHPNIDEKGQVCLPIISAENWKPATKTDQVIQALVALVNDPEPEHPLRAELAEEFLKDRKKFTKNAEEFTKKHSEKRPTD, translated from the exons ATGGCTGCAACAAGGAGACTTCAAAAG GAATTAAACGATATTAGGCAATCAGGTCTAAAATCTTTTAGGGACATTCAAGTGGACGAGTCTAATATCTTAACATGGCAAGGATTAATTGTTCCA gATAACCCTCCATATAACAAAGGTGCATTTCgcattgaaataaattttcCTGCTGAATATCCATTCAAACCGCCTAAGATTAGTTTCAAGACTAAAATTTATCACccaaatattgatgaaaagggtCAAGTTTGCCTTCCTATCATCAGTGCAGAGAACTGGAAACCTGCCACAAAGACTGATCAAG TGATTCAAGCTTTAGTTGCTCTTGTAAATGATCCTGAGCCAGAACATCCCTTGCGTGCTGAACTTGCTGAGGAATTTCTCAAAGATAGAAAAAAGTTCACAAAGAATGCAGAGGAGTTCACTAAGAAGCATAGTGAAAAACGGCCTACTGACTAA
- the LOC123871377 gene encoding histone deacetylase 8-like isoform X1, which translates to MSVNNRKVAYIWGENLIEYCDRLPAVLSRASLVHSLITAYGLLNHVKVVRSTPATYSDLKLFHSDLYLDHLKTFGEIEEDYMPTAEDEEYGLGYDCPPISDAYNAVATIAGSSVTAAKCLLLNIADVAINWCGGWHHAHRFGAEGFCYVNDIVIAIEKLRLKYPDVLYVDLDVHHGNGVQDAYNLSKSVFTLSFHKSEPGFYPGTGFVEDVGTLKGKGYMCNFPLQAFYSDETFEYVFDNVFTMVYSCFMPDAIVVQCGADALAHDPLGGAGLTLKGYCLCIQKILDKRKPTLILGGGGYNHINAAKLWTTITGLVTGIQLDETIPEHDFWPKYGPDYTLSVQPLLCKDKNTKEYILHTISIIKENLGKYLQPEDIVEPLVKKQRTDGEDDCKHITNSIILKCKLDSNSENNEVEAMDVQYQLPKKSIDIYEFFE; encoded by the exons atgAGTGTTAATAATCGAAAGGTGGCTTATATATGGGGAGAAAATTTGATTGAATATTGTGATCGTTTACCAGCAGTCCTCAGTAGG GCATCGTTAGTGCACAGCTTAATAACAGCATATGGGCTTTTAAATCACGTAAAAGTAGTTCGGTCCACGCCAGCTACATACAGCGATTTAAAGTTATTCCATTCAGATTTATATCTTGATCATTTGAAGACATTTGGTGAGATTGAAGAAGATTACATGCCTACGGCTGAAGATGAAGAGTATGGtctag GATATGATTGTCCACCTATATCGGATGCATATAATGCTGTCGCAACAATTGCTGGTAGTTCTGTAACTGCAGCAAAGTGTCTTCTTCTAAATATCGCTGATGTGGCTATAAATTGGTGCGGTGGATGGCACCATGCTCATAG ATTTGGTGCGGAAGGATTTTGTTATGTGAATGATATAGTCATTGCTATTGAGAAACTAAGATTAAAGTACCCAGATGTACTTTATGTCGATTTGGATGTACATCATG GTAATGGTGTTCAAGATGCCTATAATTTGAGTAAATCTGTATTTACATTATCATTTCACAAAAGTGAACCAGGTTTCTATCCTGGCACAGGATTTGTAGAagatgtaggtacattaaaagGAAAAGGCTATATGTGTAATTTTCCACTACAAGCATTCTATTCTGATGAGACTTTTGAATATGTTTTTGATaa TGTATTTACCATGGTATACTCATGCTTCATGCCTGATGCGATAGTAGTCCAGTGTGGGGCAGATGCTCTGGCTCACGACCCTCTTGGGGGTGCAGGACTCACCTTGAAAGGCTATTGTTTGTGCATTCAAAAAATTCTTGATAAACGAAAACCTACTTTGATATTAGGAGGAG GAGGGTATAACCATATAAATGCAGCAAAACTTTGGACTACAATCACAGGTCTTGTGACAGGAATCCAGTTGGATGAAACAATACCTGAGCATGATTTTTGGCCAAAATATGGACCTGATTACACATTATCAGTGCAACCATTGTTGTGTAAAGATAAAAACACTAAAGAGTATATTTTGCATACCATATCTATAATAAAAG AAAATCTAGGGAAATATTTACAACCAGAGGATATTGTAGAGCCATTAGTAAAGAAGCAAAGAACTGATGGGGAAGACGACTGTAAACATATAACCAATTCAATCATTTTGAAATGTAAACTGGACTCAAACTCTGAGAATAATGAAGTAGAAGCTATGGATGTTCAGTATCAACTACCCAAAAAATCTATTGATATTTATGAgttctttgaataa
- the LOC123871380 gene encoding histone-lysine N-methyltransferase PR-Set7: MVRVNSLMTTQEGVKTPHRIELCEKKLVKPTRNYRKRRIITTALVKTENEELTLEPPPKKAELKSKPLKASNGISNMTHGSTARSRATRAAARAADSHKLTEYFKEELKVPKVEPPSPPPPPPPMLQNDTKAEMLSKEKILTKLDAKVNGSTNHKLTEYFPVRRSVRKTSKCVMAEKMRDLERAIREQREDGLQVKYFDGKGRGVIATRAFGRGQFVVEYAGELVGVAEAREREYMYAQDPNAGCYMYYFRLQDQQYCIDATAESDRLGRLVNHSRNGNLLTKAVWVDGPRLVLLAAHDIAPGEELTYDYGDRSKESLRHHPWLAL, translated from the exons ATGGTTCGAG TAAACAGCCTAATGACCACCCAGGAGGGTGTAAAAACACCACATCGTATTGAACTGTGCGAAAAGAAGCTTGTTAAACCCACACGAAATTATAGAAAACGCAG GATTATCACAACTGCCCTTGTAAAGACTGAAAATGAAGAATTGACCTTGGAACCACCTCCAAAGAAAGCAGAACTAAAGTCAAAGCCTCTGAAGGCATCTAATGGTATTTCAAACATGACACATGGCAGCACAGCAAGATCGAGGGCGACCAGAGCAGCCGCGCGTGCTGCTGACAGTCACAAACTCACAGAGTATTTTAAAGAAGAACTCAAAGTTCCTAAAGTAGAACCACCTTCACCTCCACCTCCACCTCCACCAATGCTACAAAATGATACTAAAGCAGAAATGTTATCTAAAGAAAAAATCCTAACCAAACTCGATGCCAAAGTAAATGGAAGCACTAATCACAAGTTGACAGAATACTTTCCTGTTAGGCGTAGTGTAAGAAAGACATCCAAATGTGTTATGGCAGAAAAGATGAGAGATTTAGAAAGAGCAATAAGGGAACAAAGAGAAGATGGTCTTCAG gtaaaatattttgaCGGCAAAGGGCGCGGCGTTATCGCTACGCGTGCGTTCGGGCGCGGTCAGTTTGTGGTGGAGTACGCCGGCGAGCTGGTGGGAGTGGCCGAGGCGCGCGAGCGAGAGTACATGTATGCCCAGGACCCCAATGCCGGATGCTATATGTATTACTTTAGACTTCAGGATCAACAGTATTG TATCGACGCCACGGCAGAGTCGGACCGGCTGGGTCGCCTGGTGAATCATTCCCGCAACGGCAACCTGTTGACGAAGGCGGTGTGGGTGGACGGGCCGCGCCTCGTGCTGCTGGCGGCGCACGACATCGCGCCGGGGGAGGAGCTCACCTACGACTACGGCGACCGCTCCAAGGAGTCGCTGAGACACCACCCCTGGCTCGCACTTTGA
- the LOC123871377 gene encoding histone deacetylase 8-like isoform X2: MPTAEDEEYGLGYDCPPISDAYNAVATIAGSSVTAAKCLLLNIADVAINWCGGWHHAHRFGAEGFCYVNDIVIAIEKLRLKYPDVLYVDLDVHHGNGVQDAYNLSKSVFTLSFHKSEPGFYPGTGFVEDVGTLKGKGYMCNFPLQAFYSDETFEYVFDNVFTMVYSCFMPDAIVVQCGADALAHDPLGGAGLTLKGYCLCIQKILDKRKPTLILGGGGYNHINAAKLWTTITGLVTGIQLDETIPEHDFWPKYGPDYTLSVQPLLCKDKNTKEYILHTISIIKENLGKYLQPEDIVEPLVKKQRTDGEDDCKHITNSIILKCKLDSNSENNEVEAMDVQYQLPKKSIDIYEFFE; encoded by the exons ATGCCTACGGCTGAAGATGAAGAGTATGGtctag GATATGATTGTCCACCTATATCGGATGCATATAATGCTGTCGCAACAATTGCTGGTAGTTCTGTAACTGCAGCAAAGTGTCTTCTTCTAAATATCGCTGATGTGGCTATAAATTGGTGCGGTGGATGGCACCATGCTCATAG ATTTGGTGCGGAAGGATTTTGTTATGTGAATGATATAGTCATTGCTATTGAGAAACTAAGATTAAAGTACCCAGATGTACTTTATGTCGATTTGGATGTACATCATG GTAATGGTGTTCAAGATGCCTATAATTTGAGTAAATCTGTATTTACATTATCATTTCACAAAAGTGAACCAGGTTTCTATCCTGGCACAGGATTTGTAGAagatgtaggtacattaaaagGAAAAGGCTATATGTGTAATTTTCCACTACAAGCATTCTATTCTGATGAGACTTTTGAATATGTTTTTGATaa TGTATTTACCATGGTATACTCATGCTTCATGCCTGATGCGATAGTAGTCCAGTGTGGGGCAGATGCTCTGGCTCACGACCCTCTTGGGGGTGCAGGACTCACCTTGAAAGGCTATTGTTTGTGCATTCAAAAAATTCTTGATAAACGAAAACCTACTTTGATATTAGGAGGAG GAGGGTATAACCATATAAATGCAGCAAAACTTTGGACTACAATCACAGGTCTTGTGACAGGAATCCAGTTGGATGAAACAATACCTGAGCATGATTTTTGGCCAAAATATGGACCTGATTACACATTATCAGTGCAACCATTGTTGTGTAAAGATAAAAACACTAAAGAGTATATTTTGCATACCATATCTATAATAAAAG AAAATCTAGGGAAATATTTACAACCAGAGGATATTGTAGAGCCATTAGTAAAGAAGCAAAGAACTGATGGGGAAGACGACTGTAAACATATAACCAATTCAATCATTTTGAAATGTAAACTGGACTCAAACTCTGAGAATAATGAAGTAGAAGCTATGGATGTTCAGTATCAACTACCCAAAAAATCTATTGATATTTATGAgttctttgaataa